A part of Lacerta agilis isolate rLacAgi1 chromosome 7, rLacAgi1.pri, whole genome shotgun sequence genomic DNA contains:
- the ARC gene encoding activity-regulated cytoskeleton-associated protein, which yields MQLDNINQVNLHSFQGHRGVANNNKPNVILQIGKCRAEMLDHVRRTHRHLLTEVSKQVERELKGLQKSVGKLENNLEDHVPSAAENQRWKKSIKACLSRCQETIAHLERWVKREMNVWKEVFFRLEKWADRLESGGAKYCHGDNHRQTVSVGVGGPEIRPSEGEIYDYALDMSQMYALTPPPSGDVPIMPQPHDSYQWVSVSEDTPPSPVETQIFEDPREFLTHLEDYLKQVGGTEEYWLSQIENHMNGPAKKWWEYKQDSVKNWLEFKKEFLQYSEGTLTRDAIKRELDLPQKDGEPLDQFLWRKRDLYQTLYVDAEEEEVIQYVVGTLQPKLKRFLSHPYPKTLEQLIQRGKEVEVNFDNSEEPSPQRTPELRDSLESLPPSTTASPVASDGTQPEVSVPPTTVI from the coding sequence ATGCAGTTGGACAACATCAACCAGGTGaacctccactctttccagggcCACCGTGGTGTGGCCAATAACAACAAGCCCAATGTGATCCTCCAGATAGGGAAGTGCAGGGCGGAGATGCTAGACCACGTCAGGAGGACCCACCGGCACCTCTTGACCGAGGTGTCAAAGCAGGTGGAACGGGAGCTGAAAGGCCTGCAGAAGTCGGTGGGGAAACTTGAGAACAACCTTGAGGACCATGTCCCCTCAGCTGCTGAGAACCAGAGGTGGAAGAAGTCCATCAAGGCCTGCCTGTCTAGATGCCAGGAGACCATTGCTCACTTGGAGAGGTGGGTCAAGAGAGAGATGAATGTCTGGAAGGAAGTGTTCTTCCGCCTGGAGAAGTGGGCTGACCGGCTCGAGTCTGGTGGGGCGAAGTACTGCCATGGGGACAACCACAGGCAAACTGTCTCGGTAGGGGTGGGAGGCCCAGAGATCAGGCCCAGTGAAGGGGAGATTTATGATTATGCCCTAGACATGAGCCAGATGTATGCCCTGACACCTCCTCCTTCTGGGGATGTCCCTATCATGCCTCAGCCCCATGATTCCTACCAGTGGGTCTCTGTCTCAGAAGATACTCCACCTTCCCCAGTGGAGACCCAGATTTTTGAGGACCCCAGGGAGTTCCTGACTCACTTGGAGGACTATCTGAAGCAGGTGGGTGGCACTGAGGAGTACTGGCTTTCTCAGATTGAGAACCACATGAATGGGCCGGCCAAAAAGTGGTGGGAGTACAAGCAGGACTCCGTCAAGAACTGGCTGGAGTTCAAAAAGGAGTTCCTTCAGTATAGCGAGGGCACCCTGACCAGGGATGCCATCAAGAGAGAGCTGGATCTCCCTCAGAAGGATGGAGAACCTCTAGATCAGTTCCTCTGGCGCAAAAGGGACCTGTACCAGACCCTCTACGTTgatgctgaggaggaggaggtcatcCAGTACGTGGTGGGGACCCTCCAGCCCAAACTCAAACGCTTCCTCAGCCACCCTTACCCCAAAACTTTAGAACAGCTGATTCAGAGGGGCAAGGAAGTTGAGGTCAACTTTGACAACTCCGAGGAGCCCAGTCCCCAGAGGACCCCTGAGTTAAGGGACTCATTAgaaagcctccctccctccaccactGCCAGCCCTGTTGCTAGTGATGGAACTCAACCCGAGGTTTCCGTCCCACCAACCACAGTGATATGA